From one Streptomyces sp. R41 genomic stretch:
- the dxr gene encoding 1-deoxy-D-xylulose-5-phosphate reductoisomerase: MSDSPAPLADPHLVFDPVDGVRDVVILGSTGSIGTQAIDLVLRNPDRFRVTALSAAGGRVGLLAEQAHRLRVRTVAVAREDVVPALREALTEQYGAGEPLPEILAGADAATELAASDCHTVLNGITGSIGLAPTLAALEAGRTLALANKESLIVGGPLVKALAKPGQIIPVDSEHAALFQALASGTRADVRKLVVTASGGPFRGRTKAELADVTPEDALAHPTWAMGPVITINSATLVNKGLEVIEAHLLYDIPFDRIEVVVHPQSYVHSMVEFTDGSTIAQATPPDMRGPIAIGLGWPERVPDAAPAFDWTKASSWEFFPLDTDAFPSVGLARHVGQLAGTAPAVFNAANEECVDAFLKGTLPFNGIMETVTRVVEEHGTPDTGTSLTVADVLEAETWARARARELTAQTTTAEARA, encoded by the coding sequence ATGAGCGACAGTCCAGCCCCCCTCGCTGATCCGCATCTTGTCTTCGACCCCGTGGACGGAGTCCGGGATGTCGTGATCCTCGGATCCACCGGCTCGATCGGCACCCAGGCCATCGACCTCGTGCTGCGCAACCCCGACCGGTTCCGGGTCACCGCGCTCTCCGCCGCCGGCGGCAGGGTCGGACTTCTCGCGGAGCAGGCCCACCGGCTGCGCGTGCGGACGGTCGCCGTCGCGCGCGAGGACGTCGTACCGGCGCTGCGCGAGGCACTGACGGAGCAGTACGGAGCGGGGGAGCCGCTCCCCGAGATCCTGGCCGGGGCGGACGCCGCCACCGAACTCGCCGCATCCGACTGCCACACCGTGCTCAACGGCATCACCGGCTCCATCGGCCTCGCCCCGACCCTCGCCGCCCTGGAGGCGGGCCGCACCCTCGCGCTCGCCAACAAGGAATCGCTCATCGTCGGCGGCCCGCTGGTGAAGGCACTGGCCAAGCCGGGCCAGATCATCCCGGTCGACTCCGAGCACGCGGCCCTGTTCCAGGCCCTCGCCTCGGGCACCCGGGCGGACGTACGCAAACTCGTCGTGACCGCTTCCGGGGGCCCCTTCCGGGGACGTACGAAGGCCGAACTGGCGGACGTCACCCCCGAGGACGCCCTGGCCCACCCCACCTGGGCGATGGGCCCGGTCATCACCATCAACTCCGCGACCCTGGTCAACAAGGGACTCGAAGTCATCGAGGCACACCTCCTCTACGACATTCCCTTCGATCGCATTGAGGTGGTCGTGCACCCGCAGTCGTATGTCCACTCGATGGTGGAATTCACGGACGGATCGACGATCGCCCAGGCGACGCCCCCCGACATGCGCGGGCCGATCGCCATCGGGCTCGGCTGGCCCGAGCGGGTGCCGGACGCCGCGCCCGCTTTCGACTGGACCAAGGCGTCGAGCTGGGAGTTCTTCCCGCTCGACACCGACGCGTTCCCGTCGGTCGGACTCGCCCGGCATGTCGGGCAGCTCGCGGGTACGGCCCCGGCGGTGTTCAATGCGGCCAACGAGGAGTGCGTGGACGCCTTCCTGAAGGGCACATTGCCGTTCAACGGGATCATGGAGACTGTCACACGGGTGGTCGAGGAACACGGCACGCCGGATACGGGAACTTCCCTGACCGTCGCGGACGTCCTCGAAGCGGAGACCTGGGCGCGCGCCCGGGCCCGTGAACTGACGGCACAGACGACAACCGCGGAGGCTCGTGCATGA
- a CDS encoding acyl-CoA dehydrogenase family protein, which produces MSATPHKPTVTEREARQVAEAAREQDWRKPSFAKELFLGRFRLDLIHPHPMPADEDAQRGEEFLAKLRDFCETKIDSARIEREAQIPDEVIDGLKEIGALGMKIDTKYGGLGLTQVYYNKALALVGSASPAIGALLSAHQSIGVPQPLKLFGTQEQKETFLPRCARTDITAFLLTEPDVGSDPARLATAAVPDGEDYILDGVKLWTTNGVVADLLVVMARVPKSEGHKGGITAFVVEAGSEGVTVENRNAFMGLRGLENGVTRFHQVRVPAANRIGPEGAGLKIALTTLNTGRLSLPAMCVGAGKWCLKIAREWSAAREQWGKPVAFHEAVGSKISFIAATTFALEAVLDLSSQMADEDRNDIRIEAALAKLYGSEMAWLMADELVQIRGGRGFETAESLAARGERAVPAEQILRDLRINRIFEGSTEIMHLLIAREAVDAHLSVAGDLIDPDKSLSDKAKAGANAGVFYAKWLPKLVAGPGQLPRSYNEFNQQVDLSAHLRYVERSARKLARSTFYAMSRWQGRMETKQGFLGRIVDIGAELFAMSAACVRAELLRTTGEHGREAYQLADAFCRQSRIRVDELFDRLWTNTDDLDRKVVKGVLSGTYTWLEEGVIDPSGEGPWIADATPGPSKKDNVHRPIR; this is translated from the coding sequence ATGTCCGCAACACCCCACAAGCCCACAGTCACCGAACGTGAGGCCCGACAGGTCGCCGAGGCCGCGCGCGAACAGGACTGGCGCAAGCCCAGCTTCGCCAAGGAGCTGTTCCTCGGCCGCTTCCGTCTCGACCTGATCCACCCCCACCCCATGCCCGCCGACGAGGACGCGCAGCGCGGCGAGGAGTTCCTCGCCAAACTGCGCGACTTCTGCGAGACGAAGATCGACTCGGCCCGCATCGAGCGCGAGGCGCAGATCCCCGACGAGGTCATCGACGGCCTCAAGGAGATCGGCGCCCTCGGCATGAAGATCGACACCAAGTACGGCGGCCTCGGTCTCACCCAGGTGTACTACAACAAGGCGCTCGCCCTGGTCGGCTCCGCGAGCCCCGCGATCGGCGCGCTGCTCTCCGCGCATCAGTCGATCGGAGTACCGCAGCCGCTGAAATTGTTCGGCACCCAGGAGCAGAAGGAAACCTTCCTGCCGCGCTGCGCCCGCACCGACATCACGGCCTTCCTGCTGACCGAGCCGGACGTCGGCTCCGACCCGGCCCGGCTCGCCACGGCCGCCGTACCGGACGGCGAGGACTACATCCTCGACGGAGTGAAACTCTGGACGACCAACGGCGTCGTCGCGGACCTCCTGGTCGTCATGGCGCGCGTCCCCAAGTCCGAGGGCCACAAGGGCGGCATCACGGCCTTCGTGGTGGAGGCCGGCTCCGAGGGTGTCACCGTCGAGAACCGCAACGCCTTCATGGGCCTGCGCGGTCTGGAGAACGGCGTCACGCGCTTCCACCAGGTCCGCGTCCCGGCCGCGAACCGGATCGGCCCGGAGGGCGCGGGCCTCAAGATCGCCCTGACCACCCTCAACACCGGCCGGCTCTCCCTGCCCGCCATGTGCGTGGGCGCGGGCAAGTGGTGTCTGAAGATCGCCCGCGAGTGGTCGGCGGCGCGCGAGCAGTGGGGCAAGCCCGTCGCCTTCCACGAGGCGGTCGGCTCGAAGATCTCCTTCATCGCGGCGACGACGTTCGCGCTGGAGGCCGTCCTCGACCTGTCCTCGCAGATGGCCGACGAGGACCGCAACGACATCCGCATCGAGGCCGCCCTCGCCAAGCTGTACGGCTCCGAGATGGCCTGGCTGATGGCCGACGAACTGGTGCAGATCCGCGGCGGCCGCGGCTTCGAGACCGCCGAGTCGCTCGCCGCGCGCGGGGAGCGGGCGGTTCCCGCCGAGCAGATCCTGCGCGATCTGCGCATCAACCGCATCTTCGAGGGCTCGACGGAGATCATGCATCTGCTGATCGCCCGCGAGGCGGTCGACGCCCACCTGTCGGTCGCGGGCGACCTCATCGACCCGGACAAGTCCCTCTCGGACAAGGCGAAGGCGGGCGCGAACGCCGGTGTCTTCTACGCCAAGTGGCTGCCGAAGCTGGTGGCGGGTCCCGGTCAACTCCCGCGTTCGTACAACGAGTTCAACCAGCAGGTGGATCTGTCCGCGCACCTGCGATACGTGGAACGCAGCGCGCGCAAGCTCGCCCGCTCCACCTTCTACGCCATGTCCCGCTGGCAGGGCCGCATGGAGACCAAGCAGGGCTTCCTGGGCCGGATCGTCGACATCGGCGCCGAACTCTTCGCGATGAGCGCGGCCTGCGTCCGCGCCGAACTCCTGCGCACCACCGGGGAGCACGGCCGCGAGGCCTACCAACTCGCCGACGCCTTCTGCCGCCAGTCTCGCATCCGCGTCGACGAACTCTTCGACCGCCTGTGGACCAACACCGACGACCTCGACCGCAAGGTGGTCAAGGGCGTCCTGTCGGGTACGTACACGTGGCTGGAGGAGGGCGTCATCGACCCGTCCGGAGAAGGCCCCTGGATCGCGGACGCGACGCCCGGCCCGAGCAAGAAGGACAACGTTCACCGACCCATTCGCTGA
- a CDS encoding lamin tail domain-containing protein — protein MQIRAALPALAGAVVLTGTILSTPAQAAGSVYIYEVYYDSPGSDGGSNASLNAEWVKIKNSTSSTVSLKNWKIKDATGYTYTFGDVKIGAGATKKVHTGKGTNTATDKYWGRSWYVWNNTGDTAKLYKASGTKVDSCSWSSRGSGYKYC, from the coding sequence ATGCAGATACGCGCTGCCCTGCCCGCGCTCGCGGGCGCCGTGGTTCTCACGGGCACGATTCTCAGCACTCCGGCTCAGGCGGCCGGGAGTGTCTACATCTACGAGGTGTACTACGACAGCCCGGGCTCGGACGGCGGCTCCAACGCCAGCCTGAACGCCGAGTGGGTCAAGATCAAGAACTCGACGTCGTCGACGGTCTCCCTGAAGAACTGGAAGATCAAGGACGCGACCGGCTACACGTACACCTTCGGCGACGTGAAGATCGGCGCGGGCGCGACCAAGAAGGTGCACACCGGCAAGGGCACGAACACCGCGACCGACAAGTACTGGGGCCGCTCCTGGTACGTGTGGAACAACACGGGCGACACCGCGAAGCTCTACAAGGCGAGCGGCACGAAGGTCGACTCGTGCTCGTGGTCCTCGCGGGGCAGCGGCTACAAGTACTGCTAA
- a CDS encoding LacI family DNA-binding transcriptional regulator yields MVTLAEVAQHAGVSASTVSYVLSGKRSISAGTRQRVERSIQELGYHPNAGARALASSRSNIIALMIPLRTDMYVPVMMEIAIAVATNARTHGYDVLLLTGEEGPDAVRRVTGSGLADAMILMDVELDDERLPLLRETDQPSVLIGLPADTSGLTCVDLDFGATGALCAEHLAILGHRDIAVIGEAPAVYERHTGFAERTLDGLRSRSRELGLRVLHRPCEGGYDAMAVTLARILDERPGTTGFVVQNESAVEPLLALLRQQGRAVPEDVSVIAICPDQVATQASVRLTSVAIPAQEMGRYAVEHLIAKLEGHGKDEVVLIAPELTVRASTGPAPTA; encoded by the coding sequence ATGGTCACCCTCGCCGAGGTCGCCCAGCACGCCGGAGTCTCGGCGAGCACGGTGAGCTATGTCCTCAGCGGCAAGCGGTCCATCTCCGCGGGCACCCGGCAGCGGGTCGAGCGGAGCATCCAGGAGCTCGGCTACCACCCGAACGCGGGCGCCCGGGCCCTGGCGAGCAGCCGGTCCAACATCATCGCGCTGATGATTCCGCTCCGTACCGACATGTACGTACCCGTGATGATGGAGATCGCCATCGCGGTGGCGACCAACGCCCGCACCCATGGGTACGACGTGCTGCTGCTCACCGGCGAGGAGGGTCCCGACGCGGTACGCCGGGTCACCGGCAGCGGGCTCGCCGACGCGATGATCCTGATGGACGTCGAACTCGACGACGAGCGGCTGCCGTTGCTGCGCGAGACGGATCAGCCGTCCGTGCTCATCGGACTGCCCGCCGACACCTCCGGACTGACCTGCGTCGACCTCGACTTCGGCGCGACGGGAGCCCTGTGCGCCGAACATCTGGCGATCCTCGGCCACCGTGACATCGCTGTCATCGGCGAGGCGCCCGCGGTCTACGAACGGCACACCGGCTTCGCCGAGCGCACGCTCGACGGACTCCGGTCCCGTTCGCGGGAGTTGGGCCTGCGCGTGCTGCACCGCCCCTGCGAGGGCGGGTACGACGCGATGGCCGTGACCCTCGCCCGGATCCTCGACGAGCGCCCGGGCACCACGGGCTTCGTCGTGCAGAACGAGTCGGCGGTCGAACCGCTGCTCGCGCTGCTGCGCCAGCAGGGCCGCGCCGTGCCCGAGGACGTGTCGGTGATCGCGATCTGCCCGGACCAGGTCGCCACACAGGCCTCGGTGCGGCTGACCTCGGTCGCCATCCCCGCACAGGAGATGGGCCGGTACGCCGTGGAACATCTGATCGCCAAGCTCGAAGGACACGGCAAGGACGAAGTCGTGCTGATCGCACCCGAGTTGACGGTACGGGCGAGCACGGGTCCGGCGCCGACCGCCTGA
- a CDS encoding TIM-barrel domain-containing protein has product MNQPAENQPPQGTVSLAQSSPTVGTFRERDGALEWSGRTETVRIEPWGPDAVRVRARLGGPVLESLPGALLDEPPATESTVKTEGGEGRLTVGALTALVTAEGLVRFVRTADGGELLAEERAHFWWPGSRLYTPTGNGHHRLEQRFAAYEGEKLYGLGQHQHGLLDQKGAVLDLIQRNAEVTVPVLVSSRGYTLLWNNPAIGRVELAGNGTRWVADSARQIDYWITAGTPSDAQRRYSAATGRTPMLPEWAAGFWQCKLRYRTQDELLEVAREYKRRGLPLSAIVCDFFHWTHLGEWKFDPAEWPDPAAMRRELTELGVKLVVSVWPSVSPLSENHQLMEQRGYFIGTEYGPMAHADWPDKEVASTVQVAFYDATNPDARDFLWSRVKDNYLDPYGIDAFWLDACEPELKPGFSENLRYYAGPGLEVGNLYPRENARTFYEGMLAAGESEVVTLNRSAWAGSQRYGAALWSGDIGTDFATLRRQIAAGLNTALSGIPWWNTDIGGFHGGDPDDPAYREVMVRWFQFGALSPLMRLHGFRDPGMPLGPDMTGGPNEVWSYGEEAGVILEKYLRLRERLKPYVLEVMREAHEEGLPVMRPLFLEFPDDLATWSVDDSYLFGPDLLVAPVLTAGATARTAYLPAGAYWTDAWTGETYEGGAAVTVDAPLDRIPLFLRDGAKLPVAP; this is encoded by the coding sequence GTGAATCAGCCTGCCGAAAACCAGCCCCCTCAGGGCACCGTCAGCCTCGCGCAGTCCTCCCCGACCGTCGGTACGTTCCGCGAGCGGGACGGCGCGCTGGAGTGGAGCGGCCGCACGGAGACCGTACGCATCGAGCCCTGGGGCCCGGACGCGGTCCGCGTCCGGGCGCGGCTCGGCGGCCCGGTCCTGGAGAGCCTCCCGGGCGCGCTGCTGGACGAGCCGCCGGCCACCGAGAGCACCGTCAAGACCGAGGGCGGGGAAGGCCGGTTGACGGTCGGCGCGCTGACCGCTCTGGTGACCGCCGAGGGGCTCGTCCGCTTCGTCCGCACCGCCGACGGCGGCGAACTCCTCGCCGAGGAGCGCGCCCACTTCTGGTGGCCCGGCTCGCGCCTGTACACCCCGACCGGGAACGGGCACCACCGCCTGGAGCAGCGGTTCGCCGCGTACGAGGGCGAGAAGCTGTACGGCCTCGGACAGCACCAGCACGGGCTGCTCGACCAGAAGGGCGCCGTCCTGGACCTGATCCAGCGCAACGCCGAGGTGACCGTGCCGGTGCTCGTCTCCAGCCGCGGCTACACCCTCCTGTGGAACAACCCGGCGATCGGCCGCGTGGAGCTCGCGGGCAACGGCACCCGCTGGGTCGCCGACTCGGCCCGCCAGATCGACTACTGGATCACTGCGGGCACCCCCTCCGACGCCCAGCGCCGCTACAGCGCCGCCACCGGCCGTACGCCGATGCTGCCCGAGTGGGCGGCCGGTTTCTGGCAGTGCAAGCTGCGCTATCGCACGCAGGACGAACTCCTGGAAGTGGCCCGCGAATACAAGCGCCGGGGCCTGCCCCTGTCCGCCATCGTCTGCGACTTCTTCCACTGGACGCATCTGGGCGAGTGGAAGTTCGACCCGGCGGAGTGGCCCGACCCGGCGGCGATGCGGCGGGAGCTCACGGAACTCGGCGTCAAACTGGTCGTGTCCGTCTGGCCGTCGGTCTCGCCCCTCTCCGAGAACCATCAACTCATGGAGCAGCGCGGCTACTTCATCGGCACGGAGTACGGTCCGATGGCGCACGCCGACTGGCCCGACAAGGAGGTCGCGTCCACCGTCCAGGTGGCCTTCTACGACGCGACGAACCCCGACGCGCGCGACTTCCTCTGGTCGCGCGTGAAGGACAACTACCTCGACCCGTACGGGATCGATGCCTTCTGGCTCGACGCCTGCGAGCCGGAGCTGAAGCCGGGCTTCTCGGAGAACCTGCGCTACTACGCGGGCCCGGGCCTGGAGGTGGGCAATCTCTACCCCCGCGAGAACGCCCGCACCTTCTACGAGGGCATGCTGGCCGCAGGCGAGAGCGAGGTCGTCACCCTCAACCGCTCGGCGTGGGCGGGCAGTCAGCGCTACGGCGCCGCCCTGTGGTCCGGCGACATCGGCACCGACTTCGCGACCCTGCGCCGCCAGATCGCCGCCGGGCTCAACACGGCGCTCTCCGGCATCCCCTGGTGGAACACCGACATCGGCGGCTTCCACGGCGGCGACCCGGACGACCCGGCGTACCGCGAGGTCATGGTCCGCTGGTTCCAGTTCGGCGCGCTGTCCCCGCTGATGCGTCTGCACGGCTTCCGCGACCCGGGCATGCCGCTCGGCCCCGACATGACCGGCGGCCCGAACGAGGTCTGGTCGTACGGCGAGGAGGCCGGCGTGATCCTGGAGAAGTACCTGCGGCTGCGCGAGCGCCTGAAGCCGTACGTGCTGGAGGTGATGCGGGAGGCCCACGAGGAGGGGCTGCCGGTGATGCGCCCGCTGTTCCTGGAGTTCCCGGACGACCTGGCGACCTGGTCCGTGGACGACTCGTATCTCTTCGGCCCCGACCTGCTGGTCGCGCCGGTGCTCACGGCGGGCGCGACGGCCCGTACGGCTTACCTCCCGGCGGGCGCGTACTGGACGGACGCGTGGACGGGTGAGACCTACGAGGGGGGCGCCGCCGTGACGGTCGACGCCCCGCTGGACCGCATTCCCCTGTTCCTGCGGGACGGGGCGAAACTGCCCGTGGCCCCATAG
- the secA gene encoding preprotein translocase subunit SecA, with protein sequence MAGKGLDAITGRIMRAGEGRMLRRLERIAEQVGSLEEEFKSLTDEELQALTPEFKERYAGGESLDDLLPEAFAAMREAARRTLGMRHFDVQIMGGAALHSGNIAEMQTGEGKTLVGTLPVYLNALTGKGVHLVTVNDYLAERDAEWMGRAYRFMGLTVGVIKTQSTPAERRAQYACDITYGTNTEFGFDYLRDNMAWSQDELVQRGHHFAIVDEADSILIDEARTPLIISGPADQPTHWYESFAAFALRMKGVLVQEEQFTTQADKDRLAELRTQYHYEYDPKKRTVAILDAGVEYVQDQLGIDSLYESDHTPLIGHLNNALKAKEHFKKDKDYVVVDGEVLIVDEHTGRILAGRRYNEGLHQAIEAKEGVTIKDENQTLATITLQNFFRLYEKLAGMTGTAMTEAAEFHQIYKLHVVPIPTNRPMVRRDDPDQIYRTEEAKYAAILADIAEKHEQGQPILVGTTSVEKSEVLSARLRKRGIRHEVLNAKNHQREAQIVAQAGRKGAVTVATNMAGRGTDIMLGGNPEAMALAETAQDAEPEERQKVLDRITSAVAAEHDEVKELGGLYVLGTERHESRRIDNQLRGRSGRQGDPGASRFYLSLQDDLMRLFRANVVDRVMSMANVPDDVPIENKMVTRAIASAQAQLEQQHFESRKDVLKFDEVLNRQRTLIYAERRRVLAGEDLREQILHFMDDTVRAYIEQETSEGFAEEWDLERLWGALKQLYPVGITIEELEEEAGDRANLTAGELIDAVTDDIHARYEEREAELGAEALRDLERLVVLSVLDRKWREHLYEMDYLRDGIGLRWTLGREPIVEYEREGFDMYGAMTDAIKEESVGYVFNLDAAAPGAGTGRGPTDGLHFTAPTLDTAEGVVQGEFAPTDATPSVSPPDQPGLEPREAPVPPRARTRTRKQRRRRR encoded by the coding sequence ATGGCAGGTAAAGGTCTGGACGCCATCACCGGCAGGATCATGCGCGCCGGCGAGGGAAGGATGCTGCGCCGCCTCGAGCGCATCGCCGAACAGGTGGGCTCCCTGGAGGAGGAGTTCAAGTCGCTGACCGACGAGGAACTCCAGGCGCTCACCCCGGAGTTCAAGGAGCGGTACGCGGGCGGCGAGAGCCTGGACGACCTGCTGCCGGAGGCCTTCGCCGCGATGCGCGAGGCGGCCCGGCGCACCCTAGGCATGCGCCACTTCGACGTACAGATCATGGGCGGCGCGGCGCTGCACTCCGGCAACATCGCCGAGATGCAGACCGGCGAGGGAAAGACCCTGGTCGGCACGCTTCCCGTGTATCTGAACGCCCTGACCGGCAAGGGAGTTCACCTCGTCACGGTCAACGACTACCTGGCCGAGCGGGACGCCGAGTGGATGGGGCGCGCCTACCGGTTCATGGGGCTGACCGTCGGGGTGATCAAGACGCAGTCGACCCCGGCCGAGCGGCGCGCGCAGTACGCCTGCGACATCACCTACGGCACCAACACCGAGTTCGGCTTCGACTACCTGCGCGACAACATGGCCTGGTCGCAGGACGAACTGGTGCAGCGCGGCCACCACTTCGCGATCGTCGACGAGGCCGACTCGATCCTCATCGACGAGGCGCGCACCCCGCTGATCATCTCCGGTCCGGCCGATCAGCCCACGCACTGGTACGAGTCCTTCGCCGCGTTCGCGCTGCGGATGAAGGGCGTACTCGTGCAGGAGGAGCAGTTCACCACGCAGGCGGACAAGGACCGCCTCGCCGAGCTGCGGACCCAGTACCACTACGAGTACGACCCGAAGAAGCGCACGGTGGCGATCCTGGACGCCGGAGTGGAGTACGTCCAGGACCAGCTCGGCATCGACAGCCTCTACGAGTCCGATCACACCCCGCTCATCGGGCACCTCAACAACGCCCTCAAGGCCAAGGAGCACTTCAAGAAGGACAAGGACTACGTCGTCGTGGACGGTGAGGTGCTCATCGTCGACGAGCACACCGGCCGCATCCTCGCGGGCCGCCGCTACAACGAAGGGCTGCACCAGGCCATCGAGGCGAAGGAAGGAGTGACGATCAAGGACGAGAACCAGACGCTCGCCACGATCACGCTGCAGAACTTCTTCCGTCTCTACGAGAAGCTCGCCGGCATGACCGGCACCGCCATGACCGAGGCGGCCGAGTTCCACCAGATCTACAAGCTGCACGTCGTCCCGATCCCCACGAACCGGCCGATGGTCCGCCGCGACGACCCCGACCAGATCTACCGCACCGAGGAGGCGAAGTACGCCGCGATCCTCGCGGACATCGCCGAGAAGCACGAGCAGGGCCAGCCGATCCTGGTGGGTACCACCTCCGTCGAGAAGTCCGAGGTGCTGTCCGCGCGGCTCAGGAAGCGGGGCATCCGGCACGAGGTGCTCAATGCCAAGAACCACCAGCGCGAGGCCCAGATCGTGGCGCAGGCCGGACGCAAGGGCGCGGTCACCGTGGCCACGAACATGGCGGGCCGCGGCACCGACATCATGCTCGGCGGCAACCCGGAGGCGATGGCGCTCGCCGAGACCGCGCAGGACGCGGAACCGGAGGAGCGCCAGAAGGTGCTCGACCGGATCACTTCCGCGGTCGCGGCCGAGCATGACGAGGTCAAGGAGCTCGGCGGCCTCTACGTCCTCGGCACCGAGCGCCACGAGTCACGGCGCATCGACAACCAGCTGCGCGGCCGTTCCGGCCGCCAGGGCGACCCGGGCGCCTCGCGCTTCTACCTCTCGCTCCAGGACGACCTGATGCGACTGTTCCGCGCCAACGTGGTCGACCGGGTGATGTCCATGGCGAATGTGCCCGACGACGTACCCATCGAGAACAAGATGGTCACCCGCGCGATCGCCTCCGCCCAGGCCCAGCTGGAGCAGCAGCACTTCGAGTCCCGCAAGGACGTCCTGAAGTTCGACGAGGTCCTCAACCGGCAGCGCACCCTCATCTACGCCGAACGCCGCCGGGTCCTCGCGGGAGAGGACCTGCGCGAACAGATCCTGCACTTCATGGACGACACCGTCCGCGCGTACATCGAGCAGGAGACGAGCGAGGGTTTCGCCGAGGAATGGGACCTGGAGCGGCTGTGGGGCGCGCTCAAGCAGCTGTACCCCGTGGGGATCACGATCGAGGAGCTGGAGGAGGAGGCCGGCGACCGCGCGAACCTCACCGCGGGCGAACTGATCGACGCGGTGACGGACGACATCCACGCCCGGTACGAGGAGCGCGAGGCGGAACTCGGCGCCGAGGCGCTGCGCGACCTGGAACGCCTCGTCGTCCTCTCCGTCCTCGACCGCAAATGGCGCGAGCACCTCTACGAGATGGACTACCTCCGTGACGGCATCGGCCTGCGCTGGACCCTCGGCCGGGAGCCGATCGTCGAGTACGAGCGCGAGGGCTTCGACATGTACGGCGCGATGACCGACGCGATCAAGGAGGAGTCCGTCGGATACGTCTTCAATCTCGACGCCGCGGCTCCGGGCGCCGGGACGGGGCGCGGGCCCACCGACGGCCTGCACTTCACCGCGCCGACGCTGGACACGGCGGAGGGCGTGGTCCAGGGCGAGTTCGCCCCGACCGACGCCACCCCGTCCGTGTCGCCCCCGGACCAGCCCGGGCTGGAGCCGCGCGAGGCTCCCGTTCCGCCTCGCGCGCGCACCAGGACCCGCAAACAGCGGCGGCGTAGGCGTTAG
- a CDS encoding endo-1,4-beta-glucanase, which yields MQHRRPRLSKKAKTLLASSVALAAAAGVTVAQAGEDSKKCGAFDTVTMGKYYVNNNLWGQDDGTGTQCVWDTSRSGDTIAWGTEYTWSSKTGKENAVKSYASTVLGWHWGWKVDKAATELPVRVGDRKPVRTSWQFSVSSNPGTMNVAYDLWLHAKNNADWQDQPTDEVMVWLNRQGGAGPLGTKYGSVSLGGAMWDIYQGDIGWKVYSFVRRTNTTKADLDLDDFTQALVRRKLLSNDTYLSGIESGSEVFRGSGRLDTKSYSVAIG from the coding sequence ATGCAACACCGTCGACCGCGCCTGTCCAAGAAGGCGAAGACGCTCCTGGCGAGCTCGGTGGCGCTCGCGGCCGCCGCCGGCGTCACTGTCGCCCAGGCGGGCGAGGACAGCAAGAAGTGCGGCGCCTTCGACACCGTCACGATGGGCAAGTACTACGTCAACAACAACCTCTGGGGGCAGGACGACGGCACGGGAACCCAGTGCGTCTGGGACACCTCGCGCAGCGGCGACACCATCGCCTGGGGCACGGAGTACACCTGGTCCAGCAAGACCGGCAAGGAAAACGCCGTGAAGTCCTACGCCAGTACGGTGCTCGGCTGGCACTGGGGCTGGAAGGTGGACAAGGCGGCCACCGAGCTGCCCGTCCGGGTCGGTGACCGCAAGCCGGTCAGGACCAGCTGGCAGTTCTCGGTCAGCTCCAACCCCGGCACCATGAACGTCGCGTACGACCTGTGGCTGCACGCCAAGAACAACGCGGACTGGCAGGACCAGCCCACCGACGAAGTCATGGTCTGGCTCAACCGGCAGGGCGGCGCGGGCCCCCTCGGCACCAAGTACGGCAGCGTCAGCCTCGGCGGCGCCATGTGGGACATCTATCAGGGCGACATCGGCTGGAAGGTGTACTCCTTCGTCCGCCGCACGAACACCACCAAGGCCGACCTCGACCTGGACGACTTCACCCAGGCGCTGGTCCGTCGCAAACTACTGAGCAACGACACATACCTCTCCGGCATCGAGTCGGGCAGCGAGGTCTTCCGCGGCTCCGGACGACTTGACACGAAGTCGTACTCGGTGGCCATCGGCTGA